The Deltaproteobacteria bacterium genome window below encodes:
- a CDS encoding DUF4215 domain-containing protein, which produces MSLRYSFVSNPLRPRLFTVTAASTALWIAASLSPRSAAAADILVVANTGADFVAADFGVNTSHTLTSWDADVTPTLDELLAYDAVLLFENGVFANAASVGDVLAEYVLAGGGVVLGTFYWQNRSDASFGGTWGALESYDPLTAQAGACEYSGDDVDPLSIVDHPITAGVTQLHANSFRGGTTAKPEAEVLALWSGTNNLGLPDPAVAVRYEGEACVIGISIFPDASFNDFTGDFYVLFDNALAFAADCAPPGPCGNGVLDEGEGCDDGNYASNDACVHCQPATCGDGHVQLGVEPCDDGDLDNDDSCLVGCIAPTCGDGFVNIGVEPCDDSNADNTDDCIDTCQPASCGDGYLHAGVETCDDGNADNGDDCPLSCEPATCGDGFVQVGVEPCDDGNADNADDCLVGCIAPICGDGFVQAGVEACDDGNTDDTDICVGTMCQLAACGDGFLHTGIEDCDDGNDVDDDGCTNCNIDAAAESSSGGGEGSSGGDSGSTGGAGSSEGGATSGGVDDSGDSTTSDTVSASDTAESSGDATVGAVDSSGGGDSSGGASAGGTDDDGGCACRVEDRSAPGAAAPWLALGLGALVRRRRRRGRW; this is translated from the coding sequence ATGTCACTGCGGTATTCGTTCGTGTCGAACCCTTTGCGCCCGAGGCTCTTCACTGTCACAGCCGCGTCGACGGCCCTGTGGATCGCGGCGTCGCTCAGCCCGCGATCGGCCGCGGCCGCCGACATCCTCGTCGTCGCCAACACCGGTGCCGACTTCGTCGCGGCCGACTTCGGGGTCAACACCAGCCACACGCTGACGAGCTGGGACGCCGACGTCACGCCCACACTCGACGAGCTGCTGGCCTACGACGCGGTGCTGCTGTTCGAGAACGGCGTGTTCGCCAACGCGGCCAGCGTCGGTGACGTGCTCGCCGAGTACGTGCTCGCCGGTGGCGGCGTGGTGCTCGGCACCTTCTACTGGCAGAACCGCAGCGACGCGAGCTTCGGCGGCACGTGGGGCGCGCTCGAGTCCTACGACCCGCTGACGGCGCAGGCCGGGGCGTGCGAGTACAGCGGCGACGACGTCGATCCGCTGAGCATCGTCGATCATCCCATCACCGCGGGCGTCACCCAGCTGCACGCCAACAGCTTCCGCGGTGGCACCACCGCCAAGCCCGAGGCCGAGGTGCTGGCGCTGTGGAGCGGCACCAACAACCTCGGCCTGCCCGACCCCGCGGTCGCGGTGCGCTACGAAGGCGAGGCCTGCGTGATCGGCATCTCGATCTTCCCCGACGCCTCGTTCAACGACTTCACCGGCGACTTCTACGTGTTGTTCGACAATGCACTCGCCTTCGCGGCCGACTGTGCCCCGCCAGGGCCGTGCGGCAACGGAGTGCTCGACGAGGGCGAGGGCTGCGACGACGGCAACTACGCCTCCAACGACGCCTGCGTCCACTGCCAGCCCGCGACCTGCGGCGACGGCCATGTCCAGCTCGGCGTCGAGCCCTGCGACGACGGTGACCTCGACAACGACGACAGCTGCCTGGTCGGCTGCATCGCGCCGACCTGCGGCGATGGCTTCGTCAACATCGGCGTCGAGCCCTGCGACGACAGCAACGCCGACAACACCGACGACTGCATCGACACCTGTCAGCCGGCTTCGTGCGGCGACGGCTACCTCCACGCCGGGGTCGAGACCTGCGACGATGGCAACGCCGACAACGGCGACGACTGCCCGCTGTCCTGTGAGCCCGCGACCTGCGGCGACGGCTTCGTGCAGGTCGGCGTCGAGCCGTGCGACGACGGCAACGCCGACAACGCCGACGACTGCCTGGTGGGCTGCATCGCGCCGATCTGCGGCGATGGCTTCGTACAGGCCGGCGTCGAGGCCTGCGACGACGGCAACACCGACGACACCGACATCTGCGTGGGCACGATGTGCCAGCTCGCCGCGTGCGGCGACGGTTTCCTGCACACCGGCATCGAGGACTGCGACGACGGCAACGACGTCGACGACGACGGCTGCACGAACTGCAACATCGACGCCGCCGCCGAGAGCAGCTCGGGCGGTGGCGAGGGCTCGAGCGGTGGCGACAGCGGCTCGACCGGCGGTGCGGGCTCGAGCGAAGGCGGGGCCACCAGCGGCGGGGTCGACGACTCCGGTGATTCCACCACCAGCGATACCGTCTCCGCCAGCGACACCGCGGAGAGCTCGGGGGACGCGACGGTCGGCGCGGTCGACAGCTCGGGCGGCGGCGACAGCTCGGGCGGTGCGTCCGCGGGCGGCACCGACGACGACGGTGGCTGTGCGTGCCGCGTCGAGGATCGCAGCGCGCCTGGTGCTGCTGCGCCGTGGCTGGCGCTCGGGCTCGGCGCGCTCGTGCGACGGCGTCGGCGTCGCGGACGATGGTGA
- a CDS encoding SRPBCC domain-containing protein — protein sequence MTTPPGDAARVSVVVRVARDEAFRIFTEEIDSWWRHGLKYRVARGRSVMALEPGVGGRLFERIGDGPDAKVIATGEVLEWAPPARLVLRWRAVNFAPAEWTTVEIDFEELDDTTRVRLVHRGWHAIRPDHPARHRQAVPVFIRSLGLWWGEQLSALRERVAVS from the coding sequence ATGACCACCCCACCTGGCGATGCGGCGCGCGTGAGTGTGGTGGTCCGCGTGGCGCGTGACGAGGCCTTCCGCATCTTCACCGAGGAGATCGACAGCTGGTGGCGTCATGGCCTCAAGTACCGGGTCGCGCGCGGCCGCAGCGTGATGGCGCTCGAGCCCGGGGTCGGCGGTCGCTTGTTCGAGCGTATCGGTGACGGCCCCGACGCCAAGGTGATCGCGACCGGCGAGGTGCTCGAGTGGGCCCCGCCGGCGCGACTGGTGCTGCGCTGGCGCGCGGTGAACTTCGCTCCCGCAGAGTGGACCACCGTCGAGATCGACTTCGAGGAACTCGACGACACCACCCGCGTGCGGCTGGTCCACCGCGGCTGGCACGCGATCCGCCCCGATCATCCCGCGCGGCACCGGCAAGCCGTGCCGGTGTTCATCCGCAGTCTCGGGCTGTGGTGGGGCGAGCAGCTCAGCGCCCTGCGCGAGCGCGTCGCCGTGTCTTGA
- a CDS encoding transcriptional regulator produces MTAAALDATLLALADPTRRGVVDLLRRRPHRAGELADALEMSAPAMSRHLRVLRRSGLVREEGLPEDARVRVYQLEPRPFAELRRWLDEVEAFWSDQLEGFRAHAERSARRRR; encoded by the coding sequence GTGACCGCCGCTGCGCTCGACGCCACGCTGCTGGCGCTCGCAGACCCGACCCGCCGTGGCGTGGTCGATCTGCTCCGCCGTCGTCCCCACCGCGCCGGCGAGCTCGCCGACGCGCTCGAGATGAGCGCGCCCGCGATGAGCCGCCACCTCCGGGTGCTGCGGCGCTCCGGCCTCGTGCGCGAGGAAGGCCTACCGGAGGACGCGCGGGTGCGGGTCTACCAGCTCGAGCCGCGCCCATTCGCCGAGCTGCGGCGTTGGCTCGACGAAGTCGAGGCGTTCTGGTCCGATCAGCTCGAGGGCTTTCGCGCGCACGCCGAGCGCAGCGCGAGGCGGCGCCGATGA
- a CDS encoding VOC family protein codes for MKPTPPDWPRMSASLYYQDPRSAIDWIVRAFGFEARLVVEGDDGAIHHSELVYGDALVMVGDGSAQKSAEEPWRERCVSPRAIGGRSTAALAFFVDDADAHARRAREAGATIVREPSTSDYGDDYWSDRSYGALDCEGHLWWFMQRVRNKGEPRT; via the coding sequence ATGAAGCCCACGCCGCCCGATTGGCCGCGGATGTCCGCGAGCCTCTACTATCAGGACCCCCGCTCGGCGATCGACTGGATCGTGCGTGCCTTCGGTTTCGAGGCCCGTCTGGTCGTCGAGGGGGACGACGGCGCCATCCACCACAGCGAGCTCGTGTATGGCGACGCGCTGGTCATGGTGGGCGACGGCAGCGCGCAGAAATCCGCCGAGGAGCCGTGGCGCGAGCGGTGCGTCAGCCCCCGCGCGATCGGGGGGCGTTCGACCGCCGCGCTCGCGTTCTTCGTGGATGACGCCGATGCGCACGCTCGGCGCGCGCGCGAGGCCGGTGCGACGATCGTGCGCGAGCCGTCGACCAGCGACTACGGCGACGACTACTGGTCCGATCGCAGCTACGGCGCGCTCGACTGCGAGGGCCACCTGTGGTGGTTCATGCAGCGCGTGCGCAACAAGGGCGAGCCCCGCACGTGA
- a CDS encoding peroxiredoxin family protein — MRDNHQAFIDRGVQLVAVSVDAPADSVAWADAKHLDFDLASDPDEVVIGRYGLVNPDTPELSLHAIYIVDPQGRVFYRKIARRRAYADELLDAIDYHFGPWPRP; from the coding sequence CTGCGCGACAACCATCAAGCCTTCATCGATCGCGGCGTCCAGCTGGTCGCCGTCAGCGTCGATGCGCCCGCCGACTCGGTCGCGTGGGCCGATGCCAAGCACCTCGACTTCGATCTCGCGAGCGACCCGGACGAGGTCGTCATCGGTCGCTACGGCCTGGTGAACCCCGACACGCCCGAGCTGTCGCTCCACGCGATCTACATCGTCGATCCGCAGGGGCGCGTGTTCTATCGCAAGATTGCCCGGCGACGCGCCTACGCGGACGAGCTGCTCGACGCCATCGACTACCACTTCGGGCCCTGGCCGCGACCGTAG
- a CDS encoding redoxin domain-containing protein, giving the protein MKTPLRVLASAVGLAACGPTVTPSTSPTEAALARPDPRDVTRPGLAPPRYRAGSKGPLEPITTNAYGAYADAPHAPQLGDVAPDFELPLARGGSFSLAQARTRGPVVIVFYRGFW; this is encoded by the coding sequence ATGAAGACGCCGCTGCGTGTCCTCGCCTCGGCCGTGGGCCTCGCCGCGTGCGGGCCCACGGTCACGCCGTCCACCTCGCCGACCGAGGCCGCGCTCGCGCGGCCCGACCCCCGCGACGTCACGCGCCCGGGGCTCGCACCGCCGCGGTATCGCGCCGGCTCGAAGGGGCCGCTCGAGCCCATCACCACCAACGCCTACGGCGCCTACGCCGATGCCCCGCACGCGCCGCAGCTCGGCGACGTCGCGCCCGACTTCGAGCTGCCGCTGGCGCGCGGCGGAAGCTTCTCACTCGCGCAGGCTCGCACGCGCGGCCCGGTCGTGATCGTCTTCTACCGCGGCTTCTGGTGA
- a CDS encoding HupE/UreJ family protein: MGHHVEQRTRTTPAVARLLAPFALALVGAAMPVTAQAHMGSKKTITVVTHDAGATLDVTVDAVDAAVALGLPASASHARLLGRETLVRGWLAGGITVSSDGGRCRGTAAAPEITAQDGRDALRVRIEVACPEPATGLRLRDETVFAEDPDHETFVAMAGGTGDVLRGERREIALATAPSAWRTATAFVREGAVHLVTGYDHLLFLLSLVLSAGVLARREGLRRAARDVAWVVTAFTLGHSISLVLAALGVVSLPSQLVESAIAASIIAVAALNVARPQARVAKPWIAGAFGIVHGFGFSSVLADVGLPASHRAVALASFNVGIELAQLVFVTLVMLPLVWAAHHRRYQTVVVRGGSLAIAACGCVWLVERGLGL; this comes from the coding sequence ATGGGACACCACGTCGAGCAGCGCACCCGAACCACCCCTGCGGTGGCGCGCCTCCTGGCCCCCTTCGCGCTGGCGCTCGTCGGCGCTGCGATGCCCGTGACCGCGCAGGCCCACATGGGTAGCAAGAAGACCATCACGGTGGTCACCCACGACGCCGGCGCGACCCTCGACGTCACCGTCGACGCCGTCGACGCTGCGGTCGCGCTGGGCCTGCCGGCGTCGGCCTCGCACGCGCGCCTGCTCGGCCGCGAGACGCTGGTGCGGGGCTGGCTCGCCGGTGGCATCACCGTGAGCTCCGATGGCGGTCGCTGTCGCGGCACCGCAGCAGCGCCCGAGATCACCGCCCAGGATGGCCGCGACGCGCTGCGCGTGCGCATCGAGGTCGCGTGCCCCGAGCCCGCCACGGGGCTGCGTCTGCGCGACGAGACCGTCTTCGCAGAGGATCCCGATCACGAGACCTTCGTCGCGATGGCGGGCGGCACCGGTGACGTGCTCCGCGGCGAGCGACGCGAGATCGCCCTCGCGACCGCACCTTCGGCGTGGCGCACCGCGACCGCGTTCGTCCGCGAGGGCGCCGTGCACCTGGTCACCGGCTACGATCACCTGCTGTTCCTCTTGTCGCTGGTGCTGTCGGCGGGGGTGCTCGCGCGACGCGAAGGCCTGCGCCGCGCCGCGCGGGACGTCGCATGGGTCGTGACCGCGTTCACGCTGGGGCACAGCATCTCGCTGGTACTCGCCGCGCTCGGGGTCGTCTCGCTGCCGTCGCAACTGGTCGAGAGCGCCATCGCAGCCTCGATCATCGCCGTCGCCGCGCTCAACGTCGCCCGCCCGCAGGCCCGCGTGGCGAAGCCGTGGATCGCAGGGGCGTTCGGCATCGTGCACGGCTTCGGCTTCTCGTCGGTGCTGGCCGACGTCGGTCTACCCGCGAGTCATCGCGCGGTGGCCCTGGCGTCGTTCAACGTCGGCATCGAGCTCGCGCAGCTGGTCTTCGTGACCCTGGTGATGCTGCCGCTCGTATGGGCCGCGCACCATCGTCGGTATCAGACGGTGGTCGTGCGCGGAGGTTCGCTGGCGATCGCAGCCTGTGGCTGCGTGTGGCTGGTGGAACGCGGCCTGGGCCTGTGA
- a CDS encoding DUF4331 domain-containing protein → MKTQPTIFSVALGAAAALVALPGTASASSHREAPAIAEDQFADNTDVYTFISPSDPDRLVMVANYVPLLIPSSGPNFYRFSDNVRYEFRLDNDGDARTDVTYHFAFHTQVKNGGTFLYNVGPVDDINSANLNVIQTYDLYMAYQNQAGDKIIEQIVTGAPVAPWHVGDRTFPNDSYDAVAAQAITTATDGSTVFAGPRDEPFFVDLHVFDLLGVAGAPTTDGVNVMSLVLEVPIDRIVRGGQRTADATSKNAIVGLWARALRPIVTIRNGDRDDSNFGGFQQVSRLAVPLVNEAVIPLQDKNAFNRGAPVDDVASFGTYILNPELPGLLNLVLGAGCAPTPSDGRLDIVGILSPNGTAAADLLRINVAQGQTYDNVGFPNGRRLEDDVTDTLLTVLCNNGGAVGDGVDANDLAFLDEMPYLASPHSGNPL, encoded by the coding sequence ATGAAGACGCAACCCACCATTTTCTCCGTCGCCCTCGGTGCCGCCGCTGCGCTGGTCGCCCTGCCGGGTACCGCATCCGCCTCCAGCCACCGCGAGGCCCCGGCCATCGCCGAGGACCAGTTCGCCGACAACACCGACGTCTACACCTTCATCAGCCCCAGCGATCCCGATCGTCTGGTGATGGTGGCGAACTACGTGCCGCTGCTCATCCCCTCGTCGGGGCCGAACTTCTACCGCTTCTCGGACAACGTCCGCTACGAGTTCCGCCTCGACAACGACGGCGATGCGCGCACCGACGTCACCTACCACTTCGCCTTCCACACCCAGGTGAAGAACGGCGGCACCTTCCTCTACAACGTCGGCCCGGTCGACGACATCAACAGCGCCAACCTCAACGTCATCCAGACCTACGATCTGTACATGGCGTACCAGAACCAGGCGGGCGACAAGATCATCGAGCAGATCGTGACGGGCGCGCCGGTGGCACCGTGGCACGTCGGCGACCGCACCTTCCCCAACGACAGCTACGACGCGGTCGCGGCCCAGGCCATCACCACCGCCACCGACGGCTCGACCGTGTTCGCCGGCCCCCGCGACGAACCGTTCTTCGTCGACCTGCACGTGTTCGATCTGCTCGGCGTGGCCGGTGCGCCGACCACCGACGGCGTGAACGTCATGTCGCTCGTGCTCGAGGTACCGATCGACCGTATCGTCCGCGGCGGGCAGCGCACCGCCGACGCGACCTCGAAGAACGCGATCGTGGGCCTGTGGGCCCGCGCCCTGCGTCCGATCGTCACCATCCGCAACGGCGATCGCGACGACAGCAACTTCGGCGGCTTCCAGCAGGTCTCGCGCCTCGCGGTGCCGCTGGTCAACGAGGCCGTGATCCCGCTGCAGGACAAGAACGCGTTCAACCGCGGGGCGCCGGTCGACGACGTGGCCTCGTTCGGCACGTACATCCTCAACCCCGAGTTGCCCGGGCTGCTCAACCTCGTGCTCGGTGCTGGCTGTGCGCCGACCCCCAGCGACGGGCGCCTCGACATCGTGGGCATCCTCTCGCCCAACGGCACGGCTGCCGCGGACCTGCTGCGCATCAACGTCGCGCAGGGGCAGACCTACGACAACGTCGGCTTCCCCAACGGTCGCCGGCTCGAGGATGACGTCACCGACACCCTGCTGACGGTGCTGTGCAACAACGGCGGTGCGGTCGGCGACGGTGTCGACGCCAACGACCTCGCGTTCCTCGACGAGATGCCGTACCTGGCCTCGCCGCACTCCGGCAACCCGCTGTAG